Sequence from the Nocardia brasiliensis genome:
AGGCCAGGAATCCGACGAGCACCGCGAGCGGCAGGCCGTAGGCCGCGGCCTCGCCCGGGTCGGTCGCGGTGTCGACGGCCATCCGCCACCAGTGCACGGTCGCGCTGTCCAGCTCGTACTGCATCGAACCGGGCACCCCGATCAGCACCACGTCGAACACGCGCGCGGCGGCGACGCCGACGGCGAGCCCGACGATCAGCACCACCGGACGCAGTAAGCCGAACAGCCGCAACGGAAATCGTCCCGGGCCGTGGTGCAGGAAGCCCGAGCGGACCGAGTCGGTCTCGATGGCCCGGATGCCCGCGCGGAACAGTCCGGTCACGAACCCGAACCAGGTCCACACGAAGGCCGAGCACAGCATCAGGGCGTACCAGATCCGATAGCCCACCACGCTGTCGATGCCGAGCAGGTCGCCAAGGTATTCGAAGATCAGCCGGAACGCCACGCCCGACACCACCGCCGAGATGCCGAACGACACGATGAGCGGGCGCCACAGCCACTGTGAATCGCGCGCCCACCACGCCACGCACAGCGCCGCCGCCAGCATCAGCACCCCCACCAGCAGCCAGCCGAGCGTGCGCAGATAGGCCAGCCCGCCGTCGCGGCCGAGCGCGGTGCCGAGCAGCCACGATCCGCCACCGACGAGCGCCAGCGCCGCCGCCAACAGCACGAGCGCGACCGCGCGCGGCACCACTCGAATCAGCCACCGCGGCAACGGCACTCGACGCCGCGCGAGCCACCGCCGACCCCTGATCACCGGCCGCGCCCCCACCGCGCGCCGCTGCCTGGCCAGCAGTGTGAGACCCACCCCGCCGAGCGCCGCGAGCAGACAGGAACCGACCAGCAGCGGTCGCGCCCGCGCCGCGCTCACCACGGTCCATACCACCGGCGCCACGACCAGCGACACGGTCAGCACCGTCGCGGGCAGCGCGGCGGCGACCCCCGTCCAGCGGCGCGGGTGACTCCCTGGGACGAGCGGGCCGCGCATGCGCCGGGTGGCGAGCTCGAGCAGCAGGCCGTGTGCCTGATAGTCCTGCCGTCCGGTCACCGCCGCCGCCGATCCACCGCGTCCAGGGCGGCGATCGCGCGATCGGTCGCCTCGTCCAGACGCTCGGTCGCCCCGTTGCCCACCGTGGTCAGGAAGTCGGTGAGGATGCGCCACAGGCCGTTGCGGCCGCCGACCGCGCCGATCCGGTCGGACAGGTCGAACGCGGTGCGCGTGCGCAGGGTGCGCGCCGACGGTTCCAGCAGCGGCGAATACCGGGCCTCGGTGCGCAGATTCGGCGCGATGAACCCGCCGTAGCCGTCGATCCATGGCAGCGGGGCGTTCGGCGCGGCCAGTGCCTCGACGAGCGCGATCGCCCGATCGCCGGCCGACTCGGTCACCACTATCACGTCACCGCCGACGATGCGCGGCGCGGCCACCGCCGCCGTCACGGCGGGAAACGCGGCAACGCCGACCGCGTCGGGCACCCGCCGTCCGGACCGGCGCACCGCCGCACGCACGATCGGCTCGGCGAAATCCGGGGCCACCACCATCACCGCGCGCCGCTGCTCGAACACCGTGCGCACGGCGTCCGGGAACTGCTGGGTCAGGGCCACCGCGATGCCGCCGGGGAACGCGTGCCGGTGCCCCCACAGCGAGCCAAGATGCCCGAATGCCGCCCGCACCGCCGGACTCGCCCAGGTCCGGTTGGCCCGGCCCGCGGCGACCTCGTCGTAGATCCGCGGGGACTCGGCGAGCAGCGCGTTCTCGAACACGTCGGTGAGCACCCAGCCGTCGGCCGCGCCGAGCGCGAGCAAGCGCACGGGCGCGTCGGCGAGAAACTCCATCCGGTCCAGCCAGTCCGCCAGCGTCCAGCCCGCCGGGTCGCCGAGCCGGTACCGTTCGACCAGTTGCCGGTCGTACCAGACCAGCGATTTGTCGGCGGCCTTGAACGGCACTGCGTACGGTTTTCCGTTGTGCTGCAACAACTGTCGCCAGATTTCGGGATAGGCCGGGTCCGCGCCGTCGGACCACAGCCGCTGCGGCAGCGCCCGCAGTTTGCCACGCTCGGCCAGCGGGCGCACCCGGCCCGCCTGCGGCAGCAGCACGAGGTCGGGCGCCGAACGCCCGCCCGCGGTGAACGCGGTCTCGATCTCGTCGCCGAGCGGCACCACGTCCACCGGATGGGGGTAGCGCAGGCGAGCCAGCACCGCGCGAAATGCGCTCAGTTCGGTCCCACTCCAAGACACCCCGACCCGCACCGCATCGGGATTCCCGAGCAGCAGGTCGGGGGCGCATGCGGCGGCAAGCGGCGCGACGAGCGCCACCTGCAAAAGTTCGCGCCTGGTTCGCATCGCCCCCCGAAGCCGCCTCGCTGTCGCGAATTCGCCTACTTGGCGAAGTTCTCCGGCGGCTGCCACGGCCTGCCGTGCGGGTCCTCCGGTCGATAGGCGGGTGGCTGCGGCGGTTGCGGTTGCTGCGGCTGCGGTTGCTGCGGCTGCTGCTGTTGTAACGCCGGGGGCTGCTGCTCCTGCGGCAGCACCGGCTGGTGCGGCGCGGGCTGGTGCGGCGCGGCGGGCGGCGCGGACATCAGACCCTCCACCGGCGTGCGCGCGGTGGCCTCGGCGGCGCGGACCGCGCGTTCGATGTTCGGGTCCGATGCCGTATCGAACCAGCCCGCGACATCGGAGTCGTCCTCGACCTTGACCTGTTCGCTGTCGGAAGACGGTGGCTCGTAACGGAATACGCCGTCCTCGCCCTTGGTGCCGAAGCTGGTCGCGAAGCCCTCCAGCGCCTTGCCGAAGTCGCTCGGCACCAGCCACACCTTGTTGGCGTCACCGCGCGCGACCATGGGCAGGGTCTGCATGTATTGGTAGGC
This genomic interval carries:
- a CDS encoding extracellular solute-binding protein, encoding MRTRRELLQVALVAPLAAACAPDLLLGNPDAVRVGVSWSGTELSAFRAVLARLRYPHPVDVVPLGDEIETAFTAGGRSAPDLVLLPQAGRVRPLAERGKLRALPQRLWSDGADPAYPEIWRQLLQHNGKPYAVPFKAADKSLVWYDRQLVERYRLGDPAGWTLADWLDRMEFLADAPVRLLALGAADGWVLTDVFENALLAESPRIYDEVAAGRANRTWASPAVRAAFGHLGSLWGHRHAFPGGIAVALTQQFPDAVRTVFEQRRAVMVVAPDFAEPIVRAAVRRSGRRVPDAVGVAAFPAVTAAVAAPRIVGGDVIVVTESAGDRAIALVEALAAPNAPLPWIDGYGGFIAPNLRTEARYSPLLEPSARTLRTRTAFDLSDRIGAVGGRNGLWRILTDFLTTVGNGATERLDEATDRAIAALDAVDRRRR